The nucleotide window ATTGATGACCAACATTTGTAAAGTTTTTGACTATTTATGTGTAATACATATATCACCAAGCACTTCAATTTTGCAAGTGaaaattgttttctgtttATTGGTTGGTAGCACAGTACAGCTAACTTAGCTTTCTATCTAGCTAGAGTTGGGCATATTCATGGAGCAGTGCCCTAGTTCATCAAGAGCTGATAGGAAAACCATAGAGAAAAATAGGAGGAATCAAATGAAAGCCCTATACTCCAAGCTCAATTCTCTTGTTCCCCATCAACGTTCAAGGGTATCTCTCTCACTCTACTGCCTATGTGTATATTTATGTATTCATCAATAATGTTCTCTTATCAAACTGTGAATTTGATTCATTCATCAAAATGATTTGGTTTAAAATGAATAGTACTCAAGATTTCACAATCGCAACATAAGCATTTGTCTAACAAAGTAAGTCCATGTTGAGAAGTGTTTTTGGTAATGGGATTTTGCAGGAAGTGACATCGCTACCGGATCAGCTAGATGATGCTGTGAACTACATCAAAAAGCAACAGACGAACTTGGAGAAAATGAGGGAGAAGAAAGAGTACCTAATGGGAACTGAGAAGAGTGGAAATAATAATGCAGGGTTTGTTGGTGGTGAAGTAATAGGGGGCTTAAAATCACCACAGATTGAGATTGAGATTCAAGAAATGGGTTCAGCTCTACAGGTTGTTCTGATAACTGGGCTGGATTATCAGTTCATGTTTAATGAATCAATTCGCGTGCTTCATGAAGAGGGAGCCGACATTGTGAACGCCAGTTTTTCAATTGTTGAAGATACCATTTTCCACACAATACATTCCAAGGTATAAGtaaccaaacaaacaacattaattcattataattgtttttattttatttatttttttatagatatAGATACATATATTTCTAAATAGAATGGTTTATTCATGAATGTATGCATGTTTTTGCTTCTTCATAAGTAGATTGGAGAGTCTGCACCAGGCCCCGTCGCAGCAAGGATATCAGAGAGACTGAAAAAGCTTGTAAACGGTAGAGCTGGTTCATTTTGAAGCATACAATATGATTACAAAGTGCTGCTCTATATTGAAGGGATTGATAACCttaattatatgtatatttcttTGAGTTTGGTTGGTGATCTTCTTGTGAGTTCTTTAGAATGACTAAGTTTATATACATATGCCCCTTGGTCACGGTCTcagccttttcttttctttttgcttacATCTAGGACTTACTGCAGTTCAGCAAAATTCATGCTTGTTCACTCACTCAATGAAATATTGAGGTTTTTTGTCTCATCATATAAATTGTTAGGTGACTATCGGCAGAGTCCGAATTATACTTTCGATATAAATCAAGTATGATCGATCTTATATGATTCGAAAAATACATGCTTTCTTACTTGCATAACAAAGAGTAGTATACAGTAAGTTTCAAAAATTAGGTCATTGGAGGAATGCAAGGGTTGGAGAAGCAACAGAAATATTGTGTTCTGGTTTTCTTACATTTGCTTCACCACTTATCTTTCATGTGCACAAACTAACCCTCCATTTGGATgaatgaattgaaaattacatagaattctaaaataacggaatttagatttctgtcatttcaatttctagtaattgaagatttcagtgtttggatttatgcatgttgaattttgtaaatgaaaCTATAGAATTTGTGAAATGACGCctattttggtggaaattaaactcgGGAATTTGATGTCCCAATTTCCACAATTTTTTCCGTCATTTAATGAATTCCGTACTTAAGTTGCTAAACAagggaattgtcaatttctcctcttaataaatttctgatttttagttaaattccGAGTTATTTTAGCTCATCCAAACGGAGAATAAAGgttacaaaattatttatctTTCCTTTGATTTTGTGTTATATGCTTATTTCGATATctgatatatatgtatatattgtgTGGAAGGAAATGGACAGAAAAAGTGGATGAGACTGGGAATCTGTGTTACTCTGATGAGTAGCTGGTACATGTGgaacttgtttctttttatccTCCTATATGCTCCctcttttaaatgttttcttCCTTGACTTCACCTttctttgaattattgaagCTTACCAACATTTGTTATCTCTGGTGGTGACAGTCTTTTTCTGAAAATGATTGTCCAGTGCATAATTATTAGGGTACATAAGCAGCTTATATTgtttgaagaagagagagatgaattaTTGGTTGATATTTCAGAACATGAATGGAAGAGTTTTGTTAAACAGGTAAGTCTGCGATGAATAGGAGCAATCGAAAGAGAACCTTCATACATTAGTACAGATAAGAAAAACTATAGCTTACTGAATTTGCCCAATAAGCACATAAGAACCTTCACTCATCATGTATGGGATTTCCAAAACCATGACAAGCTTCATAAGCTAATGACCATATGATCCATTGATATTATTAATCTCCACTTTGTCTTTGTCGAAAGATGTTTTCAATTCAAATCTCATGATTGACGGTTGTTGAAAAAAGTACAAATAATAgcttcataaaataaaaaagaacaattttTCCATGAGTTAGAAGTGTGTTATATGTCTATATGAGGTCTATCATTTCAAATACTTTTTCGTCAGAGTTCGACATAACGCGTTCAGCGCACAAAAAAAGTATTACAATTCACcaattttataacaaatcCACAAACCCTAtccaacaaaagcaaaaagtaAAGGCATTGTGATGACAATTCACTAGGAAAAGGCACatgaaataattataaattattataaacataaaaaataaaatcttagtttattatatataGTCTTATCTTATGTGTGAGTTTGCCTTgcattcatcatcatcatcatcattgatCCTTAAATCAGGTGAAACAGGAATACATACGCCATCACCAACGAAATGACAAGTGTGCTATGCTTCTACTGAAAAccctaattataattagtaaATTAGTAAATCAAAAGAAGTCAGGACCAATTTCGATCTCCATACGAATGCAGAAGCAGCAAAGTTGAACTTGTTTGACGAACTGAAACTAATTTGGGTGTGTTGAATctatccaatccaattcagCAAACCCTACAAGGCCCAACCCAACAAAATCGAGATTGATAAAGATACAGATAAAGCCCACACGTGACGAGAGAACCAACCAAGCCCCAAAAATACATAACGGGCCAGGGATGAAACAGTACATTAACCCGTAGTATATAACTGCACGAAAACTAGGGTTTAATCCCAAACCCAATCGGGACTGAAAGCTTCTTCCACTGTCAGCACCGCCAATTTCCTCTTTCCGAATCTCTCAAATCCATCAGCCATGGTCGAAGGCTTCGAAGTCGGAGGCGTCCCGTTCAATCCAGACGGGTGGGGCCCACCGGACAGCGCCACCACCCCAACCACCACCTCCAACCTCCCCCTCAACGTCCCCTTCGCCCCATTCTCCCGCGCCGATAAGTTGGGTCGGATCGCCGACTGGACCCGCACCTTCAACAACCCAGCCCGGTCCAAGAACCCGTCGGATTCAGTCTTCGACTTCTCGAACGACGAGTCGTTCCCTGCCTCCGCCGATGACGACGCCTCATTCCGTCTCGTCGACGGAAAGCCCCCGCCGCGCCCCAGGTTCGGCCCCAAATGGCGGTTCCAGCAGCAGCGGCAGCTACCTCACCGCCGCGACGAAGAAGTCGAAGCCAAAAAGCGGGAGGCCGAGAAGGAGCGGGCCCGCCGCGACCGGCAATACAACATGAACCGGTCCAATGTCAATGTCCCTCGCCGCGAAGCCGCGGTTTTCAAATCATCGGTCGATATTCAACCCGAGTGGAACATGCTGGACCAGATCCCTTTCTCCACATTCTCAAAGCTGTCGTTTTCGGTCCCAGAACCAGAGGACCTGCTCCTCTGCGGTGGGCTCGAGTTTTACGATCGGTCCTGCGATCGAATCACGCCCAAAAACGAGCGAAGACTCGAGCGTTTCAAGAATCGGAACTTCTTCAAGGTCACCACCACCGACGACCCAGTCATTCGCCGACTTGCAAACGAGGACAAAGCTACAGTATTTGCCACTGATACCATTCTCTCGACTCTCATGTGCGCGCCCAGGTCGATTTACTCTTGGGATATCGTTGTTCAGCGAGTAGGGAACAAGTTATTCTTCGATAAACGTGATGGGTCGCAGTTGGATTTGCTTTCGGTTCACGAGACATCTCAGGAGCCATTGCCTGAAGCCAAGGATGATATCAATTCTGCTTACTCCTTGAGTGTTGAGGCTGCTTATATTAACCAGAACTTCTCGCAGCAGGTTTTGATTAGGGATGGCAATAAGGTAACATTCGATGAGCCCAACCCGTTTGCGAATGAAGGTGAGGAGGTTGCTTCTGTTGCGTATCGCTACAGAAGGTGGAAGCTTGAAGAGGGTATGTATCTGGTTGCGAGATGCGAGGTTCAGAGTGTCATGGAGGTCAACAATCAGAGGTCGTTTTTGACTCTGAATGCGCTTAATGAGTTTGATCCCAAGTATTCTGGTGTGGATTGGAGGCAGAAGTTGGAGACCCAAAGGGGTGCGGTTTTGGCCACTGAGCTTAAGAACAATGCTAATAAGTTGGCTAAATGGACTGCTCAAGCTCTTTTGGCCAGTGCGGATTTGATGAAGTTGGGTTATGTTTCGAGGGTTCATCCGCGTGATCACTTTAACCATGTGATTTTGGCTGTGGTTGGATATAAGCCCAAGGAATTTGCTTCGCAGATTAATCTGAACACGAACAGTATGTGGGGTATTGTGAAGTCTATTGTTGACTTGTGTATGAAATTGAATGAGGGCAAGTATGTGCTTGTTAAGGACCCGTCTAAGCCTCAGGTTAGGATCTATGAGGTCCCTCCAGATGCCTTTGAGAACGATTATGTGGAGGAGCCGTTACCGGAAGATGAGCAAGTTCAGCCACCTACAGAGGATGGGCAAGGTGCTGAGCCAAATGCTGCTGCAAATGATGTAGAGGATAAGGAGGTTGAGGCTACTCAAGCTTAAAGGGTAATATTTCTAGCTGCATTTCAAACTGTACTGTTCCTTGCATTCTTAGtgttttagttattttttaataataatgtaTGGAATTAagcattttttaataatttcatcATTGCTTAATGATTTCTTACCTTGTTCGTTTCCCTTTGAATCATGTATAACTTTGAATATGGCAAAAGGCTCCTGAAGATGAATATAATGATTTGCTTTAGTCATTCAAACTTCAACCTAACTAGATTGTGTGAAGTTCGAAGATCATTTCTTACAGTGTAAATTAATATCCTTTTCTTATTGAATCATTGTTCCTCTATCTGGGATTAAGCTGAGAGagaggattggtgttgaaataTCGTATGAAAGGTGAATAAAAAGAGAAGACGAATAGGGAACTTGTTCACTTTTAAATGTTAAATATAAACCCGAGGTTGTGGTAGGCCGTTGTTGCCAATCTTGACTTGTCCTTGCTTGATGTTACGCGGCGTTGTTCTATTATAAGCACACATTATACGGTGATTTTAATCTTTTTCCCCTTAAAAGTTGGCCACATTTGAACCTGAGAGCAAATACGGTTTCTTGATAATCCTTTGGTTGAGATTCTCTTTCGCTTCCAGCCACAGTTGACTCTTGTTAGAAATGGAACAGTTGACCGAACTCCTCTCCTCACATTTCTAGAAAGGAATCCTTTGATGCTTTCATGAATATGTTTAGTTTCTTCTTGAGGTTACTATTAAGTTTTGCATATTATCTTTTTGCCCCTTAGGTTAAATTCCTTGTGCTTTCAAGTTAATAAATGCATATTTTACGCGCATATTGCCTGCTGTATGATAGAATGTGACTTTTCGTTATAATACAAATTGGTTTTAtcttgcccttttttttttgattgctTCATCATTGGTTGGTGGCTGCAGATTAAAAACGATGTTGCAATTGGTAAGAATGGAGACTTGGCTACAACTCTAATAGTTGCAATGGGGGAAGAAGCTTATATATGCCTTTTCAAGGACTTGTATTTGAAGTTAGCTAACTTTTATTTCGTCACTGGCATCAAGTATTCTATGAGTATTTGTAGTCTGCCATCTTTTATACTGGCTAGATAAAAACTTGTAGACCATGGGAATGTGTTTTTTGTTGCAtctgatttcttttcttttttacttttatctGAAGTTTTCTGTTATGCTGTGTTTTGTAAAACTTCAATTTTGCCTTGATACGTGTTTGGTTTCTTGTCCATGGTATTCGGTTAGTTCTTTCTCCATTACGTTTGCGTTTAGAGTGTCTTCTGTTCGGAGGTTTGCTTGTTCTTTCCACTCTGCGGCATCTCCATTTACTCCGAAATTAGAAGTCTTTAAATGTGTGTGATTTCGTTTACCCAGGGAATTTAAGGAGCTGGTTATGCAATTTGTTTGGACGAAGTGGAATTTCAAGTAGCCACTCTGTAATcgtaatattaatattaatagtGAAATTATTGGCTTTGGGCTCTCATTTCCAAGTGGAGGGGATTGGGCTAGGATTATATTATGGGCCTAGGCTCTTCGTTGCAGTTGCAGCCCAACTCTTCACAAGGTAGACCATCACTACCATAGCAATCTAAAAATCTTTAGAATGCAGTAAGTGATAAGGCTCTTAGATGAGGCTTCATTTCTCAACCGTTTgattaaatttgttattttgatcCAACGGTTAAGAGATAAGATCTCATCTAAGGGGCCCTCCCTATAGAAATCTAGACATTCACATGCATCTTTCTATGCATCCCCAATGTGGAATTGTTTACCAAACAAATCGGACACGGTCCATGTTAAGAAATTATCATGCTTATTTCATACAATTCAACTCATAGTGTAGTGAAGTaaactaaaaagaaagaaatagtgCACACCTCCCATTCAAAACCCTGAAAAATGTTGTAATTGTAGGTCACAGCAGTATCAAGAGAGCCACAAATTCCATGATTTGAATCCACTTCTTGTTGTTGAtgcgtttttgtttttttggccaaatgATATAGCAGTCGGCCCCACTAAACACCTTCTCAAAGTAGGTTAGGACAAGATCAGCTGCGTGGGAAGAAGATTTCTTCTTTATTGGACAAACTCCAACGCAAACCATACTATATGAAGCAGCATTGTCCCACAAATTACCAACAGGAAAGAGGCAcccttcttttttaattttttaaaggctTGTACAAGAAGAAATTATTAATCACCCTTAAAACATCTGGATAATTACAGGAGAAATATGgatctaaaaaaataataaataaataaaaaagtaaatttggcTTACACTCTTCAAATTCAACTTACCTTACCTGTAACCCTTCACTTTTTGTTCCTATAAATAATACCCaatttttataagtaaaaacTCATGACTAGGATCCAACTCATCAAGTTATCTTATTAAACTCAATATctgatttattataattttttgattgccaaaatacccttatttatttttcaatgtgTAATGGGGtggtgttttaatttttggttctCCAATTTATTGTGGTGATTCCCTCTAAAAAATTTGTCTGCAATTAATTAtccattttattattaaaattcatTAATATAGTCGACAATTTGTGGGCCAAAAAAGTCTGTTTTCCATATTgcctttttgaaattttgttccaTCTTTCCCGGATAATAATTACTTATTTTAGAACTTAGATTTCATTTATTGTACCTAGTTTTTTCATGGATAAtaatttatctatttttttattataaattattgtgtaccTATTTTTCTGTAATAATCTacctatttttataaaaaaaaattattgtgcacctatttttctataatttaattttttcatgGATAATAAtctaccttttttttaattacaaattattGTGTATCTAtgttttctataaattattatatacctatttttctgtaataatgtacctattatttttaataaattattgtgtatctatattttctataaattatcatgtacctatttttttgtaaatgtTTTTGGTAAATGatatacctatatttttatatgcgtatatttatatttatatttttcataggtacattattggatatgtaatttacatatatatttttggtttgCAATTTTAAGGAGATGGGGTGattgatatgctattaatagggagtattaattacaattatggtAGTC belongs to Prunus persica cultivar Lovell chromosome G4, Prunus_persica_NCBIv2, whole genome shotgun sequence and includes:
- the LOC18778771 gene encoding uncharacterized protein LOC18778771; the protein is MEQCPSSSRADRKTIEKNRRNQMKALYSKLNSLVPHQRSREVTSLPDQLDDAVNYIKKQQTNLEKMREKKEYLMGTEKSGNNNAGFVGGEVIGGLKSPQIEIEIQEMGSALQVVLITGLDYQFMFNESIRVLHEEGADIVNASFSIVEDTIFHTIHSKIGESAPGPVAARISERLKKLVNGRAGSF
- the LOC18779085 gene encoding eukaryotic translation initiation factor 3 subunit D, which translates into the protein MVEGFEVGGVPFNPDGWGPPDSATTPTTTSNLPLNVPFAPFSRADKLGRIADWTRTFNNPARSKNPSDSVFDFSNDESFPASADDDASFRLVDGKPPPRPRFGPKWRFQQQRQLPHRRDEEVEAKKREAEKERARRDRQYNMNRSNVNVPRREAAVFKSSVDIQPEWNMLDQIPFSTFSKLSFSVPEPEDLLLCGGLEFYDRSCDRITPKNERRLERFKNRNFFKVTTTDDPVIRRLANEDKATVFATDTILSTLMCAPRSIYSWDIVVQRVGNKLFFDKRDGSQLDLLSVHETSQEPLPEAKDDINSAYSLSVEAAYINQNFSQQVLIRDGNKVTFDEPNPFANEGEEVASVAYRYRRWKLEEGMYLVARCEVQSVMEVNNQRSFLTLNALNEFDPKYSGVDWRQKLETQRGAVLATELKNNANKLAKWTAQALLASADLMKLGYVSRVHPRDHFNHVILAVVGYKPKEFASQINLNTNSMWGIVKSIVDLCMKLNEGKYVLVKDPSKPQVRIYEVPPDAFENDYVEEPLPEDEQVQPPTEDGQGAEPNAAANDVEDKEVEATQA